Within Chitinivibrionales bacterium, the genomic segment TCCGAACGGCGCGGACGTGCGTTTCAAAAAGCCCGACGGAACGCCGCTTCCCTACCAGATCGAGCGGTGGAACGGCACGGCGTACCTTGCGGAAATCTGGGTAAAGGTTGACACCGTGTATCCGATGAACGACACGCAATACATCACGATGACCTGGGGCGCCGGCTCATTAATGGACAGCTCGAACGGCAGGGCCGTGTTCGACACCGCCGCCGGCTACGTGGGCGTCTGGCACATGAGCGACGGATCTCAGGCGCAGAACGCCAATTCGGCGCAGGCGCAGTTCAACGCGGTGCCGACGCTGACCAGCGGCCCGGCGCCGGGAGTCATCATAACCTACGGCACGGGCATCATCGGCGGCGCCGCCGACAGCATGATAAACGACAGATTTCTGAACGCGGGGCTGCTGCCGACCATGCAGAATGTCTCGGTAAGCGCATGGGTAAACCCCGCGGCCAGGGCCGGATTTTCCAAAATCATCAGCAAGTCATGGAACACGTATCAAAATCCGTATCAGGTCTTTTCCCTTGAGGAGACGGGGCCAAAGGATACCGCCGTTCAATTCCACGTGGGACTGTCCGGGCAATTTTCCGCATACGCGGTCTACAAAGACTCGATTCCAATCGGCTCCTGGACGCACCTCGCGGGCACCTACGACGGCATGACCATGCGGCTGTACGTGAATGGAACGGAAGCGGCCACGTATTCATGGACCTCCGGTTCCGTGCCCGCCGTTCCCTTAAACCAGATGCCCTGGACCATTGGCGGATGGGGCGGGAACACGATGGAGTGTTTTCAGGGGAAAATCGACGAGGCGAGGATTTATCGCGGGGTGTGGACGGCGGACTATATAAAATTGTCGTATGAGAATCAAAGGGAAGGTGGCGCGCTGTTGCAGTTTAGATAATTACAATCTCCCTTGACAATTTGGATTAGTTGACAGATAATAAACGGAATGCGCTCATCATTTTATTGACATGAGGTAAATTACCCCGGTATCTCCCCCGCCTTCTTCTTCAATTCTGCCAACAAATTCAGCGCGTCCAGCGGCGTGACCTGGTTCAAGTCCATGTCCTGCAGTTGTTGAATTATTTCCCCCTGCATCGAGTCCACTATGTTAAGTTGCACGCCGCTTTCAAACAGGTCCGTCTGTTTTGCGTTTTTCTTTTCTCCCTTGCGGCGGGCGAGCACGGGCTTGTGGTCGGGCGTGAGCTCCATGTTCTCGAGGTTCGAAAGGATCTCCTTTGCGCGGATGATCACGGGCCTGGGCACGCCCGCCAGCCTCGCCACCTGGATGCCGTAGGAATGGTCGCAGCTGCCCGCGTCGATCTTGCGCAGAAAGATGATCTTGTCGTTCCACTCCTTCACCTTGATGTGCAGGTTCTTGATTCTCGGGAACAGAAGCGCCAGCTCGGTGAGCTCGTGGTAATGCGTGGCGAAAAACGTTCGCGCGGCGTGGCCTTCGGCCTCGTGGAGGAATTCGGCGACCGCCCAGGCGATGGAGATGCCGTCGAACGTCGAGGTGCCGCGGCCGACCTCGTCGAGCAGCACGAGGCTCCGGTCGGTCGCGTTGTTGAGGATGTTTGCTACCTCGATCATCTCCACGAGAAAGGTGCTCTGGCCGCGCGCAAGCCTATCCGAGGCGCCCACGCGCGTGTAGAATTTGTCAACAATGCCGACCTCGGCCGACGCCGCGGGCACGAACGAGCCCATCTGCGCCATGAGCGCTATGAGCGCGTTCTGCCGCAGGTACGTTGATTTTCCCGCCATGTTCGGGCCGGTGATGAGCAGGATCTGCGCGTCGGCCGCTTTACACTCGGTGTCGTTGGGAACGAACTGATCGCCTGCCGGGATCATGCGCTCCACCACCGGGTGACGGCCGTCCCTGATGTAAAGATCGGCGCCCGTCGTGAGCACGGGCCTGCAATAGCCGTATTCGGAGGCGACCTTTGCAAGCGAGACATACACGTCGAGAAGCGCGATTGCACCGGCGGCCTTCTGTATCGCGGCGCATTGCGCCGCAATGCTCTTGCGCAGCGCGACAAATAGGTCATATTCGAGCGCGGAACATTTCTCCTCGGCGCCCAATATTTTCGATTCCATCTCCTTGAGCTCGGGCGTGATGAACCGCTCGCCGCTTGTCAGCGTCTGCTTGCGGATGTAATTTTCGGGCACCGACGACAGATTGGCCTTCGACACCTCGATGTAATAGCCGAACACCTTGTTGTAGCCCACCCTAAGCGACGAGATGCCGCTGCGGCCGCGCTCCGATTCCTGGAGCGTTGCAATCCATTTTTTCCCGTTGATTGACGCGCTGCGAATCTCGTCGAGCTCGGCCGACACGCCGGTCTTGATGAGCCCTCCCTCGCGTATGGAAAGCGGCGGGCCAATCACGATGGTGCGCTGCACCGATTGAACAAGCGGATCGAAACCCTCGAGCGACCGGCGCAGTTCCTTGACGGAAGCGCACGGCGAGCTTGCCAGAATTTTGATGATCTTGGGAAACACGTCGAGCGACTGTGCCAGGCCGAGCACGTCGCGGGCGTTGGCCCGTTCGTAAGTCACGCGGCCCACGAGCCGTTCCACGTCGGCGATCTGCTTCAGGAAAAGTTCCGCCTCGCCACGCACGAACACGTCGGCCTTGAGCCAGGCGACGCAGTCGAGCCGCTCGTTGATGGCGGCCGCGTCGCGCAACGGGTGGGTGATCCACGTCTTGAGCAACCGGGCGCCCATGGCCGTGCTCGTCTTGTCAAGCACCGACAGCAGCGTGCCGCCCTCGTCGTCGGTGTGCATGGGCCGCAGCAGCTCGAGGTTGCGGATGGTGGACGGGTCGAGGTCGGCAAAACTTGACAGCGTGCGGGGCAGCAGCGCTACGATGTGCCTGAGCTCGTTTTTCTTCTGCTCCTTGAGGTATGAAAGCAGGCCGCCGGCCGCGCAGATGCCCGCGCCGAACCGCTCGAGCCCCATGCCCTGCAGCGTGGCCACCCCGAAATGCGAGGTGAGCGCGGCGG encodes:
- the mutS gene encoding DNA mismatch repair protein MutS, which gives rise to MTSLNFQSPQDSLTPLMRQYNAIKAQNPETVLLYRMGDFYEMFNDDAKIASKVLGITLTSRNHGSAEDVPLAGFPYHALDRYANRLVKAGYKIAICEQTEDPKNAKGVVKRDIVEIITAGTATEDNFIEEKSNNFIVAAVAAKDCCGAAICDLSTGLFQAEEIPVSRLAEELVRIGPAEVLLSGGEENPLAAIVSQNLRQVPVSKYDPWKFAFENAAAALTSHFGVATLQGMGLERFGAGICAAGGLLSYLKEQKKNELRHIVALLPRTLSSFADLDPSTIRNLELLRPMHTDDEGGTLLSVLDKTSTAMGARLLKTWITHPLRDAAAINERLDCVAWLKADVFVRGEAELFLKQIADVERLVGRVTYERANARDVLGLAQSLDVFPKIIKILASSPCASVKELRRSLEGFDPLVQSVQRTIVIGPPLSIREGGLIKTGVSAELDEIRSASINGKKWIATLQESERGRSGISSLRVGYNKVFGYYIEVSKANLSSVPENYIRKQTLTSGERFITPELKEMESKILGAEEKCSALEYDLFVALRKSIAAQCAAIQKAAGAIALLDVYVSLAKVASEYGYCRPVLTTGADLYIRDGRHPVVERMIPAGDQFVPNDTECKAADAQILLITGPNMAGKSTYLRQNALIALMAQMGSFVPAASAEVGIVDKFYTRVGASDRLARGQSTFLVEMIEVANILNNATDRSLVLLDEVGRGTSTFDGISIAWAVAEFLHEAEGHAARTFFATHYHELTELALLFPRIKNLHIKVKEWNDKIIFLRKIDAGSCDHSYGIQVARLAGVPRPVIIRAKEILSNLENMELTPDHKPVLARRKGEKKNAKQTDLFESGVQLNIVDSMQGEIIQQLQDMDLNQVTPLDALNLLAELKKKAGEIPG